One Phoenix dactylifera cultivar Barhee BC4 chromosome 8, palm_55x_up_171113_PBpolish2nd_filt_p, whole genome shotgun sequence genomic window carries:
- the LOC103696136 gene encoding WAS/WASL-interacting protein family member 3-like: MATPTPTLHIKSAARKLPIKRKSSSDPNPSPISIPNPTPDPLPLALQPEADAPLAVLPPDSGYDDEDDDDAEDDEESEYGSAAAAAAGIEGATGGSAGAGDLRSPPFKFHRIWSESDEIRFLQGLLGCWSQGMVFPRDLNLFYDRFSESMPQPYNRSQLSEKLRRLRKKFRIMSGRIARGQDPSRLAPHDRDLLHLCTRLWHPSYASSSPFSSPDASAAAGGGGGNKRRRPNPRAPSGRGRAEAPPAPQLSLPPAPAPPPPPSLPAQPAPPLPPPAPPVNEKSFFDDANLVDIHPVLVKEEPLPASSDIAGKEGPGNLVARTILDVFDGCLKELQTTLSQQGLLASPDGALASGSEESELLRRWREQRVAEMDVLARRLRLVFETATKN, translated from the coding sequence ATGGCCACCCCGACCCCAACCCTCCACATCAAATCGGCCGCTCGCAAACTCCCCATCAAGCGCAAGTCCTCTTCTGACCCCAACCCCAGTCCCATCTCCATCCCCAATCCCACACCCGACCCACTACCCCTCGCTCTCCAGCCCGAAGCCGATGCCCCCCTCGCTGTCCTCCCACCGGACAGCGGCTACGACGACGAGGACGACGACGACGCCGAAGACGACGAGGAATCCGAATACGGATCGGCCGCCGCCGCTGCGGCCGGCATCGAAGGCGCAACGGGAGGTTCCGCCGGCGCAGGCGATCTGCGCTCCCCGCCCTTCAAGTTCCACCGGATTTGGTCCGAGTCCGACGAGATCCGCTTCCTACAGGGCCTCCTCGGCTGCTGGTCCCAGGGCATGGTCTTCCCCCGCGACCTGAATCTTTTCTACGATCGCTTCTCGGAGTCGATGCCCCAGCCCTACAACCGGTCCCAGCTCTCCGAGAAGCTCCGCCGCCTCCGCAAGAAGTTCCGCATCATGTCCGGCCGCATCGCCCGCGGCCAGGACCCCTCCCGCCTCGCCCCTCACGACCGCGACCTCCTCCACCTCTGCACCCGCCTCTGGCACCCGTCCTACGCCTCTTCCTCCCCATTCTCCTCCCCCGatgcctccgccgccgccggcggcggcggaggcaaCAAGCGCCGCCGCCCCAACCCTCGAGCCCCCTCCGGCCGCGGCCGTGCCGAGGCCCCCCCAGCTCCCcagctctccctccctcccgctCCCGCTCCCCCTCCCCCGCCCTCCCTCCCCGCCCAACCCGCGCCTCCCCTTCCGCCTCCCGCCCCCCCTGTCAATGAAAAGAGCTTCTTTGATGACGCCAATCTGGTCGATATTCACCCTGTGCTTGTAAAGGAAGAGCCTTTGCCTGCGAGCAGTGACATTGCTGGGAAGGAGGGGCCAGGAAATCTGGTAGCGAGAACCATCTTGGATGTGTTTGATGGGTGCCTGAAGGAGCTACAGACGACTCTGAGCCAGCAGGGGCTTCTTGCAAGCCCAGACGGTGCTTTGGCTTCTGGTTCTGAGGAGAGCGAGCTGTTGAGGAGGTGGCGGGAGCAGCGGGTTGCGGAGATGGATGTGCTGGCCCGGCGGTTGAGGTTGGTTTTTGAGACTGCGACCAAGAATTGA